The following proteins come from a genomic window of Misgurnus anguillicaudatus chromosome 10, ASM2758022v2, whole genome shotgun sequence:
- the LOC129448382 gene encoding retinol dehydrogenase 12 isoform X1: MASFLETTTFSSTHTTVILVFQRRLCWDFFNTTGFFLLRKWIAGGVCKSRARLDGKTVVVTGANTGIGKETAREMARRGARVVMACRDITRAENAADSIRRSTGNGNVVVRHLNLASLYSIREFAKEFIATEERLDVLINNAGVMMCPKWITEDGFETQLAVNHLGHFLLTNLLLGMLKKSSPSRVVNVSSIAHVGGKIEFDDLFYDKCPYSPLISYKQSKLANVLFSRELARQMKGTGVSSYSLHPGVIRTGLGRHVESWCPMLKTILSLPCMLLMKTPWQGAQTSIYCAVTEGLESKSGCYFSDCAEKDPAPEGKDDSVARRLWKESARLVGLTNK; the protein is encoded by the exons ATGGCTTCCTTCCTTGAAACGACAACATTTTCCAGCACTCACACAACTGTCATTTTGGTATTCCAACGCAGATTGTGTtgggatttttttaacacaactg GCTTTTTTCTGCTGCGAAAATGGATAGCTGGTGGCGTCTGCAAAAGTCGTGCCCGTCTGGATGGAAAGACAGTTGTGGTCACTGGTGCCAATACTGGAATTGGCAAGGAAACTGCAAGAGAAATGGCTCGCAGAG GTGCTCGAGTAGTGATGGCCTGCCGTGACATCACTCGTGCTGAGAATGCTGCTGATTCTATTCGTCGATCCACAGGAAATGGCAATGTAGTTGTCAGACACTTAAATCTGGCCTCTCTTTACTCCATTCGAGAATTTGCCAAAGAGTTCATTGCCACAGAGGAGCGCCTGGACGTACTCATCAACAATGCAG GTGTGATGATGTGTCCCAAATGGATCACAGAGGATGGCTTTGAGACACAGCTGGCTGTCAATCACTTGGGACATTTTCTTCTAACCAACCTACTATTAGGAATGCTAAAGAAATCCTCCCCAAGTCGTGTTGTGAATGTATCCAGTATTGCACATGTTGGAG GAAAGATTGAATTTGATGATCTGTTTTATGACAAGTGCCCTTACAGTCCTTTGATCAGCTATAAACAGAGTAAGCTGGCCAATGTGCTTTTCTCCAGAGAACTTGCACGACAAATGAAAG GTACTGGAGTCTCATCGTACAGCTTGCATCCAGGAGTGATTCGAACAGGGCTGGGTCGCCATGTTGAGTCGTGGTGTCCAATGCTGAAGACGATACTGTCTCTGCCCTGCATGCTGCTGATGAAAACACCCTGGCAAGGTGCACAGACCTCCATCTACTGTGCAGTCACAGAGGGCTTGGAGAGTAAATCTGGCTGCTACTTCAG TGACTGTGCTGAAAAAGACCCTGCTCCAGAAGGTAAAGATGATTCAGTGGCAAGAAGGTTGTGGAAGGAGAGTGCTCGGCTGGTTGGACTAACTAATAAGTGA
- the LOC129448382 gene encoding retinol dehydrogenase 12 isoform X2 yields the protein MIMYQIITSCQVIYLAVIALLAISFFLLRKWIAGGVCKSRARLDGKTVVVTGANTGIGKETAREMARRGARVVMACRDITRAENAADSIRRSTGNGNVVVRHLNLASLYSIREFAKEFIATEERLDVLINNAGVMMCPKWITEDGFETQLAVNHLGHFLLTNLLLGMLKKSSPSRVVNVSSIAHVGGKIEFDDLFYDKCPYSPLISYKQSKLANVLFSRELARQMKGTGVSSYSLHPGVIRTGLGRHVESWCPMLKTILSLPCMLLMKTPWQGAQTSIYCAVTEGLESKSGCYFSDCAEKDPAPEGKDDSVARRLWKESARLVGLTNK from the exons ATGATTATGTATCAAATTATTACATCTTGTCAAGTGATCTATCTCGCTGTCATCGCGCTGCTGGCTATAA GCTTTTTTCTGCTGCGAAAATGGATAGCTGGTGGCGTCTGCAAAAGTCGTGCCCGTCTGGATGGAAAGACAGTTGTGGTCACTGGTGCCAATACTGGAATTGGCAAGGAAACTGCAAGAGAAATGGCTCGCAGAG GTGCTCGAGTAGTGATGGCCTGCCGTGACATCACTCGTGCTGAGAATGCTGCTGATTCTATTCGTCGATCCACAGGAAATGGCAATGTAGTTGTCAGACACTTAAATCTGGCCTCTCTTTACTCCATTCGAGAATTTGCCAAAGAGTTCATTGCCACAGAGGAGCGCCTGGACGTACTCATCAACAATGCAG GTGTGATGATGTGTCCCAAATGGATCACAGAGGATGGCTTTGAGACACAGCTGGCTGTCAATCACTTGGGACATTTTCTTCTAACCAACCTACTATTAGGAATGCTAAAGAAATCCTCCCCAAGTCGTGTTGTGAATGTATCCAGTATTGCACATGTTGGAG GAAAGATTGAATTTGATGATCTGTTTTATGACAAGTGCCCTTACAGTCCTTTGATCAGCTATAAACAGAGTAAGCTGGCCAATGTGCTTTTCTCCAGAGAACTTGCACGACAAATGAAAG GTACTGGAGTCTCATCGTACAGCTTGCATCCAGGAGTGATTCGAACAGGGCTGGGTCGCCATGTTGAGTCGTGGTGTCCAATGCTGAAGACGATACTGTCTCTGCCCTGCATGCTGCTGATGAAAACACCCTGGCAAGGTGCACAGACCTCCATCTACTGTGCAGTCACAGAGGGCTTGGAGAGTAAATCTGGCTGCTACTTCAG TGACTGTGCTGAAAAAGACCCTGCTCCAGAAGGTAAAGATGATTCAGTGGCAAGAAGGTTGTGGAAGGAGAGTGCTCGGCTGGTTGGACTAACTAATAAGTGA